The proteins below come from a single Prolixibacter sp. NT017 genomic window:
- a CDS encoding outer membrane beta-barrel protein gives MKKLSIILLLLLPASLYAQKFYGGLQGGLNATQVEGDLSSGFNKAGIVAGGWVQIDLTPKLWSGMELKYTQKGSRMNPNPKTGELRKYVMRLGYMEMPVTIGYRAEDWLSVLAGVSYNRLVNSREFDNYGDLPPQETLPFKDNTWDVMAGGRFNVLPKLQVDIRYAISITSIRNLPGQSLVYIRDDQYSRAITTTLFYQIDW, from the coding sequence ATGAAAAAACTATCCATTATTCTCCTGCTCCTGCTACCTGCATCACTTTACGCGCAGAAATTTTACGGCGGTCTGCAGGGAGGACTCAATGCCACACAGGTGGAAGGAGATTTATCATCAGGCTTTAACAAAGCCGGAATCGTTGCCGGCGGATGGGTGCAAATTGACCTGACACCGAAACTCTGGAGCGGCATGGAATTAAAGTACACCCAAAAAGGGAGCCGAATGAATCCCAATCCAAAAACTGGTGAGTTGCGCAAATATGTGATGCGTCTTGGCTACATGGAAATGCCGGTAACCATCGGCTATCGGGCTGAAGACTGGCTTTCAGTACTCGCAGGAGTGTCATACAACCGGTTAGTCAATTCCCGCGAATTCGATAATTACGGAGATTTACCTCCACAGGAAACATTGCCATTTAAAGATAATACCTGGGATGTAATGGCAGGTGGTCGCTTCAATGTTTTACCCAAACTCCAGGTCGATATCCGTTACGCTATTTCGATAACATCGATCCGGAATCTGCCCGGACAATCACTTGTGTATATACGCGACGACCAATACAGCCGGGCCATTACGACTACGTTGTTTTATCAAATTGATTGGTAA
- a CDS encoding NAD-dependent deacylase encodes MRRLVVLSGAGISAESGLKTFRDMGGLWEQYDVTEVASQEAWRRNPELVLRFYNERRKQLFECEPNAGHIGLSQLQNDYDVRIITQNIDDLHERAGSRNVLHLHGELKKARSTVDESLVYDLDNWELKPGDCCEKGSQLRPHVVWFGEPVTAIPDAVALVESADIMVVIGTSLNVYPAAGLLNYTRENVPVFLIDPNPPFQVSPEIHIIAMKAGAGVAELQRILKH; translated from the coding sequence ATGAGACGACTGGTAGTACTATCCGGTGCTGGCATTTCAGCCGAAAGCGGTCTTAAGACTTTCCGCGACATGGGAGGTTTATGGGAGCAGTACGATGTGACCGAAGTGGCCAGTCAGGAAGCCTGGCGACGAAATCCAGAACTGGTCCTGCGCTTCTATAACGAGCGACGGAAGCAGCTTTTCGAGTGTGAGCCCAACGCGGGACATATAGGCCTGTCCCAATTACAGAATGATTACGATGTTCGAATCATTACGCAGAACATCGACGACTTGCATGAACGGGCTGGTTCTCGAAATGTGCTTCATTTGCATGGCGAACTGAAGAAAGCACGCAGCACCGTTGATGAATCTCTGGTTTACGATCTCGATAACTGGGAACTGAAGCCCGGAGATTGTTGCGAAAAAGGAAGTCAGTTGCGCCCGCACGTGGTATGGTTTGGCGAACCAGTTACCGCAATTCCCGATGCTGTTGCGTTGGTTGAATCGGCGGATATCATGGTGGTGATTGGCACTTCATTGAATGTTTACCCGGCAGCCGGGCTGTTGAATTATACGCGAGAAAATGTGCCGGTTTTCCTAATCGACCCGAATCCGCCATTTCAGGTCTCGCCGGAAATCCACATTATAGCAATGAAAGCGGGTGCCGGCGTCGCCGAATTACAACGAATATTGAAACACTAA
- a CDS encoding YkgJ family cysteine cluster protein, whose amino-acid sequence MTRKNHDPYTEIDQAFFADGYRLAASNLEDNLTRDSLLAHLKTQYSVIDSLLEAFQHRVESSGSQIDCRRGCSWCCHQQVLVMPAEMLLITDYIGTNFDDETKESILSLAVDKDEKVKGLVAEKALQAKIPCPLLQDGSCSVYPVRPMACRIYLSSNLNSCLQEFHHPENPDVYPELFDFPLHAGRMMNSGLIHYLKEKGISVHENRLEKILRVLLGNPDKGNNWLSGSDDFGEGHEQVEEIVRLREKA is encoded by the coding sequence ATGACACGGAAAAACCATGATCCGTATACCGAAATTGACCAGGCTTTTTTTGCTGATGGATACCGTTTAGCGGCGAGTAACCTGGAAGATAATTTGACCAGGGATTCGCTTTTGGCACATCTAAAAACGCAATATAGCGTTATCGATAGTCTATTGGAAGCTTTTCAGCATAGAGTCGAGTCCAGTGGCAGTCAAATCGATTGCCGGCGGGGGTGTTCATGGTGTTGTCATCAGCAGGTGTTGGTAATGCCGGCAGAGATGCTGTTAATCACTGACTATATCGGGACGAATTTCGATGATGAAACGAAGGAATCGATTCTGAGTCTCGCTGTTGACAAAGATGAGAAAGTAAAAGGCTTAGTGGCTGAGAAGGCTTTGCAGGCAAAAATTCCGTGTCCGTTGCTCCAGGACGGGAGCTGCAGCGTTTATCCGGTTCGGCCAATGGCGTGCCGAATTTATTTGTCCTCTAATCTGAATAGCTGTCTTCAGGAATTTCATCATCCCGAGAACCCGGATGTATATCCGGAGTTATTCGATTTTCCACTGCATGCGGGCCGAATGATGAACAGTGGATTAATTCATTACCTGAAAGAAAAAGGGATTTCGGTACACGAAAACCGACTGGAAAAAATTCTGAGAGTACTGTTGGGAAATCCCGATAAGGGGAATAACTGGTTATCGGGGTCTGATGATTTCGGTGAAGGCCATGAACAAGTTGAGGAAATTGTTCGGCTAAGAGAAAAAGCATAA
- a CDS encoding RNA-binding protein, which translates to MNIFVAKLSSETTSEDLENLFAHYGEVAYAKIIFDRETGNSKRYGFVEMPNEPEAYEAISELNESELQGSTIVVKKSAPREGGGRDDRGGYRREGGNRGGGGGYRREGGYRREGGNRDFNRDGGNRDFNRRSDRRY; encoded by the coding sequence ATGAACATTTTTGTAGCAAAGCTGAGCTCCGAGACTACAAGCGAAGACCTTGAGAATCTTTTTGCACACTATGGCGAAGTTGCTTACGCCAAAATTATCTTCGACCGGGAAACCGGGAACTCCAAAAGATATGGATTTGTTGAAATGCCTAATGAACCGGAAGCTTATGAAGCAATCAGTGAACTGAACGAATCAGAGCTTCAGGGCAGCACAATTGTCGTTAAGAAATCAGCGCCCCGCGAAGGCGGCGGACGTGATGATCGCGGTGGCTACCGTCGTGAAGGAGGCAACCGTGGTGGTGGCGGTGGATATCGTCGTGAAGGAGGTTACCGTCGCGAGGGTGGAAACAGAGATTTTAACCGGGATGGTGGAAACAGAGATTTCAACCGTCGCTCCGATAGAAGGTACTAA
- the dnaG gene encoding DNA primase — protein MIDQGTIQRILDSSEIVDVVGDFVTLKRRGTNFIGLCPFHNEKTPSFNVSPSKGIYKCFGCGKGGSVVNFVMEHEHLSYVEALKWLAKKYNIEVNEREETPEDIQARNDRESQMIVTSFAQKYFTSQLWDSNEGRIAALSYFRERGLRDDMVRKFELGYCPSGNDVFTQEALKAGYEMKFMEKTGLTIKREDWIRDRFSARVMFPIHGVSGRVIAFGGRTLSQDKKIAKYLNSPESDIYHKSRVLYGIFQAKRSIIQNDKCYLVEGYTDVIAMHQSGIENVVASSGTSLTSDQIRLIRRFTNNITIIYDGDQAGIKASLRGIDLVLEEGVNVKVLPLPEGEDPDSFSRSMGSSELQEYIDKNETDFIKFKTQLLLEGTENDPITRARLTTDIVRSVSVIPDGIVRAEYLKECSRLMNVREEVLYEELRKLKRKRDDEMFRREQRVQVHRENIPEAPNVEVKKEAGPVSNPCAIEEREVLRMMLKYGDQKLFEVENDEGETEVITVADYFISELDADGIESVDPVIRQVFQECDEHFGEEGFEPLRYFVQHPDSSVSQLCSNILSEKYTESQFWKKQGSYVEEEHDILYMLVPRLLQEYKLRMVRFLINQAIDEMKEAAKGDDFEQIANLQRNIQNLKSVEKELSDKLGKRTINF, from the coding sequence ATGATTGATCAGGGTACGATACAACGCATACTGGACAGTTCCGAGATTGTGGACGTCGTTGGTGATTTTGTCACACTTAAACGGCGGGGAACCAATTTCATCGGTTTGTGCCCGTTTCATAACGAGAAGACTCCTTCGTTTAATGTGTCGCCTTCCAAGGGAATTTATAAGTGCTTTGGTTGCGGAAAAGGAGGAAGTGTAGTCAACTTTGTGATGGAGCATGAGCACCTTTCGTATGTGGAAGCCCTGAAGTGGTTGGCAAAGAAATACAACATAGAGGTAAACGAACGGGAAGAAACGCCCGAAGATATTCAGGCCCGTAACGATCGCGAGAGCCAGATGATTGTCACATCGTTTGCACAGAAATATTTCACCAGCCAGCTTTGGGACAGTAACGAAGGTCGGATTGCTGCATTGAGCTATTTCCGCGAACGCGGATTACGCGACGACATGGTCCGGAAATTCGAGTTAGGCTATTGTCCTTCCGGGAATGATGTTTTTACCCAGGAAGCCTTGAAAGCCGGCTATGAGATGAAATTCATGGAAAAGACCGGACTGACCATCAAGCGCGAAGATTGGATTCGCGACCGGTTCAGCGCCCGTGTCATGTTCCCTATTCATGGTGTTTCGGGGCGGGTAATTGCCTTTGGTGGCCGGACGCTTTCGCAGGATAAGAAAATAGCCAAATACCTCAATTCACCGGAATCGGATATTTACCACAAAAGCCGTGTTCTATACGGGATTTTCCAGGCGAAGCGCAGTATTATTCAAAACGACAAGTGCTATCTCGTGGAAGGATATACCGATGTTATTGCTATGCATCAGTCGGGCATTGAAAACGTGGTGGCATCGTCGGGTACATCGCTGACAAGCGACCAAATCAGGTTGATTCGCCGGTTTACCAATAACATCACCATTATTTACGATGGCGACCAGGCAGGTATCAAAGCATCTCTGCGGGGAATTGATTTGGTGTTGGAAGAAGGGGTGAACGTTAAAGTGCTTCCGCTTCCGGAAGGCGAAGATCCCGATTCGTTTTCACGTTCCATGGGGTCTTCAGAGTTGCAGGAATACATCGACAAAAACGAAACCGATTTCATCAAGTTCAAAACGCAGCTATTGCTGGAAGGTACCGAAAACGACCCGATTACACGAGCGCGATTGACGACCGATATCGTTCGTTCGGTTTCGGTTATCCCGGATGGAATTGTTAGGGCGGAATATCTGAAAGAGTGCAGTCGTTTGATGAATGTCCGGGAAGAGGTTCTGTACGAGGAGTTGCGGAAGCTGAAGCGCAAGCGCGACGACGAAATGTTTCGTAGAGAACAGCGGGTGCAGGTGCATCGTGAGAATATTCCGGAAGCACCAAATGTTGAAGTCAAGAAAGAGGCCGGACCGGTTAGTAATCCGTGTGCCATCGAAGAGAGGGAAGTGCTTCGTATGATGTTGAAGTATGGCGACCAGAAGCTTTTCGAAGTAGAAAACGATGAAGGTGAAACCGAAGTAATCACCGTCGCGGACTATTTTATATCGGAACTGGATGCGGATGGCATCGAATCGGTCGACCCGGTGATTCGGCAGGTTTTCCAGGAATGTGATGAACATTTCGGTGAAGAAGGCTTCGAACCGCTGCGTTACTTTGTTCAGCATCCCGATTCATCTGTTAGTCAGCTTTGCTCCAATATTTTGTCGGAAAAATATACCGAAAGTCAGTTTTGGAAAAAGCAGGGAAGTTACGTCGAAGAGGAACACGATATCTTGTACATGCTGGTGCCCCGGTTGTTGCAGGAGTATAAACTCCGGATGGTACGATTTCTCATCAACCAGGCTATCGACGAAATGAAAGAAGCAGCTAAAGGTGACGATTTTGAACAAATTGCCAATTTGCAGCGGAATATTCAGAATCTCAAATCGGTAGAGAAGGAGTTGTCGGATAAACTTGGCAAAAGGACCATTAATTTTTAA
- a CDS encoding NAD-dependent epimerase/dehydratase family protein encodes MIYVTGGTGMLGAHLLHRLTKNGYQVRALKRETSNLNQIQKIFSYYSSEEEAKQLLAKIEWVDGDLLDRDSIKEHLVGVDFIIHAAAIVSFNRGDRNAMIHSNVEGTANLIDLAKEAGITRFCHVSSTSALGNPPEGVPASEEHVWNNSRKRTAYGMSKFLSEMEVWRGMHEGMEVLIVNPGVIIGPGNWDNGSPQLFKTIWNGFLFYTNGGTGFVDVLDVVEAVVSMIDQSQWESAKNERYVLVARNVRFREFFNLVADNLGRKRPVIPAGKWVLAIGWRVALFVSWFSSSRPAITRDSVSSSNEMSHYDGSRITRVVPFQYTAVEESVARVSKIFLKEHR; translated from the coding sequence ATGATATATGTAACCGGCGGGACCGGAATGCTGGGGGCTCATCTGCTCCATCGCCTCACAAAAAACGGCTATCAGGTGAGAGCCTTGAAACGAGAGACCAGCAACCTGAACCAGATACAAAAAATATTTTCTTACTATAGTTCGGAAGAAGAGGCCAAACAACTTTTAGCAAAGATTGAGTGGGTTGACGGTGACTTGCTCGATCGTGATTCGATAAAAGAGCATCTTGTTGGTGTCGATTTTATTATCCATGCAGCAGCAATCGTTTCGTTTAACCGCGGGGATCGCAATGCGATGATTCATAGCAACGTTGAGGGAACAGCCAATCTGATTGATTTGGCAAAGGAAGCCGGAATCACTCGCTTTTGCCATGTAAGTTCTACTTCAGCTTTGGGAAATCCGCCCGAAGGAGTACCTGCTTCCGAAGAGCACGTTTGGAATAACAGCCGGAAACGGACTGCCTATGGCATGAGTAAATTCCTTTCCGAGATGGAAGTTTGGCGGGGAATGCATGAAGGCATGGAGGTGCTGATTGTGAATCCTGGTGTGATTATCGGCCCGGGAAACTGGGACAACGGAAGTCCTCAGCTTTTTAAGACCATTTGGAACGGCTTCCTGTTTTATACGAACGGGGGCACTGGTTTTGTCGATGTTCTCGATGTCGTTGAGGCAGTTGTTTCGATGATTGATCAGTCGCAGTGGGAGTCGGCAAAAAACGAACGATATGTGTTGGTAGCCCGAAATGTCAGGTTTCGCGAATTCTTTAACCTGGTTGCTGACAATCTGGGAAGAAAGCGACCTGTTATTCCGGCTGGAAAATGGGTTTTGGCAATTGGCTGGCGCGTCGCTCTGTTTGTATCCTGGTTTAGTTCCTCGAGGCCAGCTATCACCCGCGATAGTGTCAGTAGTTCCAACGAGATGAGTCACTATGACGGTTCCCGTATCACCCGGGTTGTTCCGTTTCAGTACACTGCAGTGGAAGAAAGCGTAGCCAGGGTATCGAAAATTTTTCTGAAAGAGCATCGCTAA
- the metK gene encoding methionine adenosyltransferase codes for MGFLFTSESVSEGHPDKVADQISDALLDALLAYDPDSKVAIETLVTTGQVIIAGEVKTQTYIDVQKEARDVIARIGYTKAEYQFDSDSCGILTAIHEQSPDINRGVDREDRENQGAGDQGMMFGYACKETDDYMPLPLELSHRLLLELAEIRREGKEMTYLRPDSKSQVTIEYNDDNEPLRVHTIVVSTQHDDFDNDDERMLAKIKDDVRKILIPRTVAKLPERLKKLFDDQYVLHVNPTGKFVIGGPNGDTGLTGRKIIVDTYGGKGAHGGGAFSGKDPSKVDRSAAYAARHIAKNLIAADVADEILVQLAYAIGVAQPVNIYVNTYGRANVDLSDSEIAEKISEIFDLRPFAIEKRLKLRNPIYEETAAYGHMGRTPRTVVKNFESPYSGKLEREVELFTWEKLDYVEKIREYFML; via the coding sequence ATGGGATTTCTGTTTACATCAGAATCGGTATCGGAAGGGCACCCCGATAAGGTGGCTGATCAAATATCCGATGCATTGTTAGACGCCTTACTGGCGTACGATCCGGACTCGAAAGTGGCGATTGAAACCCTGGTAACCACAGGGCAGGTAATTATTGCCGGCGAAGTAAAGACACAGACGTATATCGACGTTCAGAAAGAGGCACGCGACGTAATTGCCCGCATAGGTTACACCAAAGCCGAGTATCAGTTCGACAGTGATTCATGTGGTATCCTCACAGCCATTCATGAGCAATCGCCGGATATTAACCGGGGTGTTGACCGCGAAGACCGCGAAAACCAGGGAGCTGGTGACCAGGGGATGATGTTTGGTTATGCGTGTAAAGAAACCGACGACTACATGCCGCTTCCGCTGGAATTATCACACCGTTTGCTGCTAGAACTGGCTGAAATTCGCCGCGAAGGAAAAGAGATGACCTACCTCCGCCCGGATTCCAAATCGCAGGTGACGATTGAGTACAATGACGATAACGAACCGTTGCGGGTTCACACCATCGTAGTTTCTACGCAGCACGACGATTTCGACAACGACGACGAGCGCATGTTGGCAAAAATCAAAGATGATGTCCGCAAGATTCTTATTCCGCGCACGGTTGCCAAGTTGCCTGAGCGTCTGAAGAAGTTGTTCGACGACCAATATGTTTTGCACGTTAATCCTACCGGGAAGTTCGTTATCGGAGGTCCTAACGGCGACACAGGTTTAACCGGTCGTAAAATTATTGTCGATACTTACGGAGGAAAAGGAGCACACGGTGGAGGAGCATTTTCCGGAAAAGACCCGTCGAAGGTAGACCGTTCGGCTGCTTATGCTGCGCGCCACATTGCAAAAAACCTGATAGCCGCCGACGTTGCCGATGAAATATTGGTCCAGCTGGCATATGCCATTGGAGTAGCCCAACCGGTAAACATCTATGTTAACACATATGGCAGGGCCAATGTGGATCTTTCGGATAGCGAAATTGCGGAAAAGATTAGCGAGATTTTCGACCTTCGTCCGTTTGCCATCGAAAAACGGTTGAAGCTTCGTAATCCGATTTACGAAGAAACAGCTGCCTACGGACACATGGGACGGACCCCAAGAACCGTCGTCAAGAATTTTGAATCGCCGTATTCGGGCAAGCTGGAACGAGAAGTAGAACTCTTTACCTGGGAGAAACTCGACTATGTTGAGAAAATAAGAGAGTATTTTATGCTTTAA
- the gldA gene encoding gliding motility-associated ABC transporter ATP-binding subunit GldA, whose protein sequence is MSIQVENITKLFGEQKALDDVTFSIHTGEVTGFLGPNGAGKSTMMKIITGLLTPSSGNAVVNDLPVREHSIDIRRQIGYLPENNPLYPDMYIREYLESVAGMYPIKNRKARVEEMIELTGLTPELGKKIGSLSKGFRQRVGIAQALIHDPGVLILDEPTSGLDPAQLIEIRRLIQEVSRNKTVMLSTHIMQEVEAICNRVLIINKGRIVADKDRSQFHALRTDAPQLVRIETQGEVTAEMLGSIDGVEQVEKTGESEWLLTGTTTEDIRPAVFRFAAENGFVLLTLQRETTTLEKVFLEVTGN, encoded by the coding sequence ATGTCGATACAGGTCGAAAATATTACGAAATTATTTGGAGAGCAAAAAGCGCTGGACGATGTTACATTTTCCATCCACACGGGTGAGGTAACTGGTTTTCTGGGTCCGAACGGTGCCGGCAAATCAACCATGATGAAGATTATCACCGGCTTACTCACTCCTTCATCGGGCAATGCAGTAGTGAACGACCTGCCTGTCCGGGAACATTCCATCGACATACGCCGGCAGATTGGATACCTGCCCGAGAACAATCCCCTGTATCCCGACATGTACATCCGGGAGTACCTTGAATCGGTTGCCGGAATGTACCCGATCAAAAACCGGAAAGCCCGAGTTGAAGAAATGATTGAGCTTACCGGGCTGACTCCGGAATTAGGAAAGAAGATCGGTTCCCTGTCGAAAGGGTTCCGGCAACGCGTCGGTATCGCGCAAGCGCTGATTCATGATCCGGGCGTTCTCATTCTCGACGAGCCAACCTCCGGACTCGACCCGGCACAACTGATCGAAATCCGACGTTTGATTCAGGAAGTAAGCCGAAATAAAACCGTTATGCTCTCCACTCATATTATGCAGGAAGTGGAAGCCATTTGCAACCGGGTACTTATCATCAACAAAGGCAGGATTGTTGCCGACAAAGACCGTTCGCAATTTCATGCTCTGAGGACCGATGCCCCTCAGCTGGTCCGTATTGAAACACAAGGTGAGGTTACGGCTGAAATGCTCGGATCGATCGATGGCGTAGAACAGGTTGAAAAAACCGGTGAGTCGGAATGGCTCCTGACCGGAACGACTACCGAAGACATCAGGCCGGCCGTATTCCGCTTTGCAGCAGAAAATGGGTTCGTTTTACTCACATTGCAACGCGAAACCACCACACTCGAGAAAGTCTTCCTCGAAGTAACCGGGAATTGA
- the ispG gene encoding (E)-4-hydroxy-3-methylbut-2-enyl-diphosphate synthase: MKDQNFNFVKSLFRYERQKTAAVQVGNVKVGGEYPIRLQSMTDTDTKDTEATVEQIIRIIKEGADYVRMAVQGLREAENLKNIRAELDKRGYAATPLVADIHFSPQAAETAIKYVKKVRINPGNFYDPRARFQKVEYTDDEYRDELASIEERFIPFLKACAERGTALRIGANHGSLSDRIMSRYGDTPAGIVESVMEFLRICKKVDFHNVVISIKASNTRLMVYTVRLMNYRMRLEGMNYPFHIGVTEAGEGEDGRIKSAVGSGALLADGIGDTIRVSLTEDPANEIGFARKLVDAFKGRENHAPISAPMISQTNPFEYERRSNRPVGDIGGKKSVVVIASLNNYTLEEVRSLNTGTEPDYYFDGKRIFNKAGRAFPILSLEDYLFNDMYTNQERFIRASKPEYDALKAENPEIVEKLKNERKAIIIMESDNLNSFAELRAFFMELDAHICKNPVILHRSYREDNYEDLLIKASTDLGGLLIDGYGDGILLSNQGTIGYNELKDLSFGLLQASRMRVTRTEFVSCPGCGRTLFELQGTLSEVKKHFRHLNHLKIGVMGCVVNGPGEMGDVDYGYVGSGPGHINLYKGQKLVKRHVPSEKAVDELKKLMMENGDWHEPTLSR, from the coding sequence ATGAAGGATCAGAATTTTAATTTTGTGAAGAGTTTATTCCGGTACGAGCGGCAAAAAACAGCTGCCGTACAAGTGGGAAATGTGAAGGTTGGAGGAGAGTATCCGATTCGTTTACAGTCAATGACGGATACAGATACAAAAGATACGGAAGCCACGGTTGAGCAGATCATCCGGATTATCAAGGAGGGTGCTGATTACGTCCGTATGGCAGTGCAGGGACTCCGCGAAGCTGAAAATCTCAAAAACATCCGAGCCGAACTCGATAAGCGTGGATATGCCGCAACACCTCTTGTGGCTGATATTCATTTTTCTCCGCAAGCTGCCGAAACGGCTATTAAATATGTGAAGAAAGTCCGCATCAATCCCGGCAATTTTTACGATCCTCGGGCCCGATTCCAAAAGGTGGAATATACCGACGATGAATATCGTGACGAGTTGGCCAGCATCGAAGAGCGCTTTATTCCGTTTTTGAAAGCTTGTGCAGAACGTGGCACAGCGCTTCGGATTGGAGCCAATCACGGTTCGCTTTCTGACCGAATCATGAGCCGTTATGGCGATACGCCGGCGGGAATCGTCGAATCGGTGATGGAATTCCTTCGCATTTGCAAAAAAGTTGACTTTCACAATGTCGTAATATCCATCAAAGCCAGTAACACCCGGCTGATGGTGTACACCGTCCGGTTGATGAACTACCGGATGCGCCTGGAAGGAATGAATTATCCGTTCCATATTGGTGTGACGGAAGCGGGCGAAGGCGAAGACGGACGCATCAAATCAGCCGTTGGGTCCGGAGCATTGCTGGCTGACGGAATTGGCGATACCATCCGGGTTTCCCTGACAGAAGATCCGGCCAACGAAATTGGATTTGCCCGTAAGTTGGTCGATGCTTTTAAAGGTCGCGAGAATCATGCGCCGATTTCCGCTCCAATGATTTCACAAACCAACCCGTTTGAATATGAGCGGAGAAGTAACCGCCCGGTTGGTGACATTGGCGGCAAAAAATCGGTCGTTGTTATTGCGTCACTAAATAACTACACCCTGGAAGAAGTGCGTTCGCTGAATACCGGAACAGAACCGGATTACTATTTCGATGGCAAGCGCATTTTCAATAAAGCTGGTCGAGCATTTCCGATACTTTCGCTCGAAGATTATCTCTTCAACGATATGTACACCAACCAGGAGCGGTTTATTCGCGCCAGCAAACCGGAATATGACGCCCTGAAAGCCGAAAACCCGGAAATTGTTGAAAAGCTGAAGAACGAGAGGAAAGCGATTATCATTATGGAAAGTGATAATCTGAATAGCTTTGCGGAGTTACGTGCTTTCTTCATGGAACTGGATGCGCATATCTGCAAAAATCCGGTTATTTTGCATCGCTCCTACCGGGAAGATAATTACGAAGATCTCTTGATAAAGGCTTCCACCGATTTGGGCGGACTGCTGATTGATGGTTACGGCGACGGTATTTTGTTGTCGAATCAGGGAACCATTGGTTATAACGAGTTGAAGGATCTTTCGTTCGGATTGTTGCAAGCCAGTCGTATGCGTGTAACCCGCACCGAATTTGTTTCCTGTCCAGGTTGTGGTAGGACCCTTTTCGAGCTTCAGGGTACCTTATCTGAAGTGAAAAAACATTTCCGTCATCTCAATCACTTGAAAATCGGTGTGATGGGGTGTGTTGTTAACGGGCCGGGCGAAATGGGCGATGTAGATTACGGCTACGTTGGTTCCGGCCCGGGTCATATCAACCTCTACAAAGGACAGAAGCTTGTGAAACGCCATGTGCCATCAGAAAAGGCTGTGGATGAGCTGAAAAAGCTGATGATGGAAAATGGTGACTGGCATGAGCCTACGCTTTCCAGGTAG
- a CDS encoding HAD family phosphatase, whose protein sequence is MSTIKNIIFDLGGVILNIAPERTVEAFAALGLENPLGERGWFYHHDLFYLLEQGTSSPEEFRDNVRRLLNQNIPDSTIDDAWCAMILDIPADRVEYLQGLRGQFRIFLLSNTNEIHRQQYFKDFESAYGFVFSELFEQDYYSHQMGMRKPDPDIFRQVLENHELVPEETLFIDDSEVNIKAASELGIQALHIEPGTLIQALPDFLVK, encoded by the coding sequence ATGAGTACCATCAAAAATATCATCTTCGATTTAGGCGGCGTCATTCTGAATATCGCACCGGAACGAACCGTCGAAGCATTTGCCGCCCTGGGACTGGAAAATCCATTGGGCGAACGGGGATGGTTCTATCATCATGACTTGTTTTACCTGCTGGAGCAAGGGACTTCGTCGCCCGAAGAATTTAGGGATAATGTGCGCCGGTTGCTCAACCAGAACATTCCCGACTCCACTATCGATGATGCCTGGTGTGCCATGATTTTGGATATTCCGGCCGACCGCGTTGAGTATCTGCAAGGTCTGCGGGGCCAGTTCCGGATCTTCCTATTGAGCAACACCAACGAAATCCATCGTCAGCAATATTTCAAGGATTTTGAGTCAGCATATGGCTTTGTATTTTCCGAATTATTTGAGCAAGATTATTACTCACATCAAATGGGGATGAGAAAACCCGATCCTGATATTTTCAGACAAGTTCTGGAAAATCACGAATTGGTACCTGAAGAGACTTTATTTATTGACGATTCTGAAGTAAATATCAAGGCAGCATCCGAGCTTGGAATTCAGGCACTACATATTGAACCGGGAACACTGATCCAGGCGTTACCGGATTTCCTCGTCAAATAA